A single window of Aspergillus puulaauensis MK2 DNA, chromosome 5, nearly complete sequence DNA harbors:
- a CDS encoding uncharacterized protein (COG:S;~EggNog:ENOG410PMGJ;~InterPro:IPR013951;~PFAM:PF08642;~go_process: GO:0016575 - histone deacetylation [Evidence IEA]), producing MHPLGQPDQSSAPSSGSRRMPPPSPPHYPSRGQSGNPSSLSTPFLSREPPNTAAHHRPGSSMSISSMLGSDADRPPRDVGSSIFSRPPVSSGPFGSAPPPPPSAPGAMSPPTAPARPSPLDYPVYRRSQTPEKSFPRSSQPGRPYRSSSGGVPTTASAEQQKYGGLNRLSSASQYPSKPSSAHPSPQVSPAEPSYSSNEPRRLSFSGPPRPNSQPQHLEPPSRPGGYSPLSRPAAAPGEGSFGASNQRPPSYLSHDSQHSRFGGLYGDRQSEDQARRDKERGMSHQPETKASAAPPPRFGSLYGDRDAPPGRQQSTSSWELGRSQPTSPESKRLSASEPGSYNFGFGAIQNYTKSLGSQPGGSRQNPASAPTSQGHRTSSPREQVSYPNKRQSESRLYGGTSSGPPSSFAHNSPDDQPRKGSEELMHHRNLLGVGLDAKRGRASPLPQAVQGAQAQIPGPAGELGIKSELGRVFAGIGSGVGGVTATSTGSGPLTPMTASPFKRDSFTARSTNAETTSDESKITRPTSANGKRPRRSEEENHLEGENGVGPMRGGRRSRGSHYHHHHHHHHHHHKPEEEHSPFGGSHRPLGMNMFHRSSEGLSSEPAHPHHHHHHHHHHHAPRTSTALTPMREPRTVVTIEPVLSKVAHLPRQHLGSTLYAPRIGAPTSKATLESAKFGYTTTPLPLPRFDGKENCTFTIRVPRFRVDSSHREEICARRALWGTGIYTDDSDPVAAAIHSGFLRGAWGEDVDAEMLDLEIKEAFQHAPKTAEDMGIHEGERPQIPPAPPSDKDLHITLLILPKLERYDSSVLFGLKSRGWEQNHDGMSFKVLRIEWVDEGVGRAEERSGEARRKRLRNLMQTGRICTGPSAVKLDQLRSGIVQPPRRKPKAIENQDQPSSTMQTVS from the exons ATGCACCCTCTAGGCCAGCCAGATCAGTCCTCCGCACCCTCATCGGGTTCTCGTCGGATGCCTCCCCCGTCTCCACCACATTACCCGTCGCGCGGTCAATCGGGAaatccctcctctctctccaccCCATTTTTGTCGCGTGAGCCTCCCAACACCGCGGCTCATCACCGTCCAGGGAGCAGCATGTCGATATCGTCCATGCTAGGCTCGGACGCTGACCGACCACCGCGGGATGTAGGCTCGTCCATTTTCTCGCGTCCTCCTGTTTCCTCCGGTCCCTTCGGCagcgcgccgccgccgccgccctcgGCACCAGGTGCCATGTCTCCTCCCACCGCTCCTGCACGTCCGTCGCCGCTCGATTACCCCGTATACCGTCGATCGCAGACCCCCGAGAAGTCCTTTCCAAGGAGTAGTCAACCTGGCAGGCCGTATCGATCGAGTTCAGGAGGCGTCCCTACAACCGCGAGTGCCGAGCAGCAAAAATACGGTGGGCTAAATCGTTTATCGTCCGCGTCGCAGTATCCGAGTAAACCCAGCTCCGCGCACCCTTCTCCGCAGGTCTCCCCGGCCGAACCGTCGTATAGCAGTAACGAACCGCGTCGCCTGAGTTTCAGTGGACCACCTCGACCGAATAGCCAGCCCCAACACCTCGAACCTCCATCGCGGCCCGGTGGCTATAGTCCTCTGTCGCGGCCTGCAGCTGCACCTGGGGAGGGCTCATTTGGGGCATCGAACCAGCGACCGCCTTCATACCTGAGCCATGACTCTCAGCACAGCCGCTTCGGGGGATTATACGGTGACCGCCAGTCAGAGGACCAAGCTCGTCGGGATAAAGAACGAGGTATGTCTCATCAGCCAGAAACTAAGGCGAGCGCTGCTCCGCCTCCAAGGTTTGGCTCACTCTACGGGGACCGCGACGCACCACCCGGTCGACAGCAATCTACATCGTCTTGGGAATTAGGTCGTTCGCAACCCACCTCACCGGAATCGAAGCGGTTGTCAGCGTCGGAGCCTGGCTCGTACAATTTCGGCTTTGGAGCGATTCAAAACTACACCAAGTCTCTGGGCTCGCAACCAGGCGGCTCTCGCCAGAATCCAGCATCAGCCCCGACTTCGCAGGGCCACAGAACCTCGTCTCCGCGTGAGCAGGTATCGTACCCGAACAAGCGACAAAGCGAGTCTCGGCTCTACGGCGGAACCTCATCCGGACCACCCTCTTCCTTCGCACACAACTCGCCTGATGATCAACCTCGTAAGGGTAGCGAGGAGTTGATGCATCATCGTAACCTGCTTGGGGTTGGCCTAGACGCGAAACGTGGTCGCGCTTCCCCACTACCCCAAGCCGTGCAAGGTGCACAGGCCCAAATTCCTGGACCCGCTGGTGAGTTGGGGATCAAGAGTGAACTAGGTCGTGTCTTTGCAGGAATCGGGAGTGGTGTGGGGGGTGTTACAGCTACAAGCACCGGCAGTGGACCTTTGACACCAATGACTGCAAGCCCGTTCAAGCGTGACAGTTTCACTGCTCGATCCACAAATGCCGAAACTACATCGGATGAAAGTAAAATCACTCGGCCTACTTCTGCAAACGGGAAACGCCCGAGAAGATCAGAGGAAGAGAATCACCTAGAGGGTGAGAATGGTGTAGGGCCGATGCGTGGTGGTCGACGGAGTCGTGGCTCTcattaccaccaccaccacca ccatcatcaccatcatcacaagcccgaggaagagcatTCTCCCTTTGGTGGCTCGCACAGACCATTAGGCATGAACATGTTCCATCGATCAAGTGAAGGGCTTAGCTCGGAGCCtgctcatcctcatcaccatcaccaccaccatcatcatcaccatgcACCCCGGACTTCGACTGCCCTGACGCCAATGCGTGAACCTCGGACCGTTGTTACGATCGAACCTGTTCTTTCAAAGGtcgctcatcttcctcgccagcatCTTGGTTCAACATTGTATGCTCCACGTATTGGAGCGCCGACCTCAAAGGCCACCTTGGAAAGTGCTAAGTTCGGATACACAACAactcctctgcctcttcctcgctttgACGGAAAGGAGAACTGCACATTCACTATCCGCGTTCCCCGGTTCCGAGTCGATAGCAGCCACCGCGAAGAGATTTGTGCCCGCCGGGCTCTCTGGGGTACTGGTATTTACACTGATGACTCGGACCCCGTTGCGGCTGCCATCCACTCTGGCTTCCTTCGCGGAGCCTGGGGCGAAGACGTGGACGCCGAGATGCTCGACCTCGAGATCAAGGAAGCGTTCCAGCATGCTCCTAAGACCGCTGAAGACATGGGCATCCATGAAGGAGAACGCCCCCAAATCCCCCCAGCGCCGCCGTCCGACAAGGACCTCCACATCACATTACTTATCCTTCCTAAGCTAGAACGGTACGATTCCAGCGTGCTGTTTGGCCTAAAGTCGCGAGGCTGGGAGCAGAATCATGACGGAATGAGCTTCAAGGTCCTGCGTATTGAGTGGGTGGACGAAGGTGTTGGCCGTGCGGAGGAGCGCAGCGGAGAGGCTAGGCGGAAACGACTCCGCAATCTGATGCAAACCGGTCGGATCTGTACAGGGCCGAGTGCTGTTAAGCTCGATCAACTCCGCAGCGGGATTGTCCAGCCTCCGCGGCGGAAGCCAAAGGCGATTGAGAACCAAGaccagccttcttccacgATGCAAACCGTGTCGTAA
- the CAT2 gene encoding carnitine O-acetyltransferase CAT2 (COG:I;~EggNog:ENOG410PIH4;~InterPro:IPR000542,IPR042232,IPR042231,IPR039551;~PFAM:PF00755;~go_function: GO:0016746 - transferase activity, transferring acyl groups [Evidence IEA]), whose protein sequence is MFTAAARSRFSSSTLARPRLSPTNSLLARSSVASTMAPRRKASSVPEGYKEDISKGNMLRFEDSLPRLPVPSLEETSRRYLKSVHAVVSETEYQSTKKAVEEFVQPGGVGQKLQERLLARAADPKHKNWLTEWWNHAAYLGYRDPVIPYVSYFYSYRDDRARRDPVKRAAAIATAALEFKGQVDSGSVEPEYLRKIPQAMSSYEYMFNCCRIPNDGADYPQKYKADENQHIVVVRKNQFFKVPLVVNGRKLNVSELEKLFERIYQTAQKAPPVGVLTVANRDHWTAARKKILAAHPNNAQALKDIESSGFVICLDDASPVTLEERAEQYWHGDGSNRWFDKPLQFIVNENGTAGFMGEHSMMDGSPTHRLNDHLNALIFNNKIDLSAKPVRSDLPDPRPINFHLNEECNEAIDVAAKEHRQQIAAHELRVQAYQGYGKGLIKKFKCSPDAYVQMLIQLAYFKMYGKNRPTYESASTRKFAEGRTETIRTVSDDSVAFCKAISDASVPREEAVRLFRTALAAHSKYTAEASDGKGVDRHLFGLKKLLQEGESLPSIYSDPAFAYSGSWYLSTSQLSSEYFNGYGWSEVLDDGFGIAYMINENSLNFNIVCKRIGAERMSHYLNEAAGDIRDMLMPDLAAEPEKAKL, encoded by the exons ATGTTTACAGCGGCTGCCCGGAGccgtttctcttcttctactCTTGCTCGTCCCCGTCTCTCTCCTACGAATTCCCTCCTTGCTAGATCTTCTGTT GCCTCAACAATGGCTCCCAGACGCAAGGCTTCTTCTGTCCCTGAGG GATACAAAGAAGACATCTCAAAGGGCAATATGCTTCGTTTCGAAGACTCCCTACCCCGCCTCCCCGTCCCGTCACTAGAAGAGACCAGCCGTCGGTACCTCAAGTCGGTGCACGCGGTGGTATCAGAGACCGAGTACCAAAGCACCAAGAAGGCCGTAGAGGAGTTCGTGCAGCCCGGCGGTGTCGgccagaagctgcaggagcgACTTCTTGCGCGCGCCGCGGATCCCAAACACAAGAACTGGTTGACCGAGTGGTGGAACCACGCGGCCTACCTCGGCTACCGGGACCCTGTGATCCCCTACGTTTCGTACTTCTACTCGTACCGTGATGACCGGGCGCGTCGGGACCCCGTTAAGCGTGCTGCGGCGATTGCGACTGCGGCGCTGGAGTTCAAGGGCCAGGTTGATTCGGGGTCGGTTGAGCCGGAGTACCTGAGGAAGATCCCGCAGGCGATGAGCTCGTATGAGTACATGTTCAACTGCTGCCGGATTCCGAACGATGGGGCGGATTACCCGCAGAAGTATAAGGCGGATGAGAACCAGCACATTGTGGTTGTGCGCAAGAACCAGTTCTTTAAGGTGCCGCTTGTTGTCAACGGACGGAAGCTGAATGTgtcggagctggagaagttgtTCGAGCGCATCTACCAGACTGCGCAGAAGGCTCCCCCTGTTGGTGTTTTGACTGTTGCGAACCGTGACCACTGGACTGCTGCTCGTAAGAAGATCCTTGCTGCCCACCCTAACAACGCCCAGGCTTTGAAGGATATTGAGTCCAGTGGCTTCGTTATCTGTCTGGATGATGCCAGCCCCGTGACTCTTGAGGAGCGCGCGGAGCAGTACTGGCACGGTGATGGCTCGAACCGCTGGTTCGACAAGCCGCTGCAGTTCATCGTCAACGAGAACGGTACTGCTGGTTTCATGGGCGAGCACAGCATGATGGACGGCAGCCCGACGCACCGCCTGAACGACCACCTCAATgccctcatcttcaacaacaaaatCGACCTCTCAGCTAAACCTGTTCGCTCCGACCTTCCCGACCCCCGCCCCATCAACTTCCACCTGAACGAAGAGTGCAACGAGGCCATTGATGTCGCCGCCAAGGAGCACCGCCAGCAGATCGCAGCTCACGAGCTGCGTGTCCAGGCCTACCAGGGCTACGGCAAGGGTCTGatcaagaagttcaagtGCAGCCCCGACGCATACGTGCAGAtgctcatccagctcgcCTACTTCAAGATGTACGGCAAGAACCGCCCTACCTACGAGTCCGCATCAACCCGTAAGTTCGCCGAGGGCCGCACAGAGACTATCCGCACTGTCTCCGACGACAGTGTCGCCTTCTGCAAGGCCATCTCCGATGCCTCCGTCCCCCGCGAGGAAGCCGTCCGCCTCTTCCGCACCGCCCTCGCCGCCCACTCCAAGTACACCGCCGAAGCCAGCGACGGCAAGGGTGTCGACCGCCACCTCTTCGGTCTGAAGAAGCTCCTCCAGGAGGGCGAGTCTCTTCCCTCCATCTACTCAGACCCTGCCTTTGCCTACAGTGGCTCGTGGTACCTGTCTACCTCCCAGCTGAGCTCGGAGTACTTCAACGGCTACGGATGGTCAGAGGTCCTTGATGATGGTTTCGGAATTGCGTACATGATCAATGAGAACAG cctcaacttcaacatcgTCTGCAAGCGCATTGGCGCCGAGCGCATGAGCCACTACCTCAACGAGGCTGCCGGCGACATCCGCGACATGCTGATGCCCGATCTTGCCGCCGAGCCCGAGAAGGCTAAGCTGTAG
- a CDS encoding uncharacterized protein (COG:S;~EggNog:ENOG410PY98), with amino-acid sequence MSPDINSLPPSRSASASPRQRRTLSSLLDALAPTQPLPVSSAGSSNPTHNNGNNHYYNSNTTITDLPRRHHPITMSERRRSGNLNLNSSNNSYSESGGVDIPSPSDHRSSIGHGLRNSSPSNLGGSPVIGTGDPHHQRTPSLGELHQELEQEQEAQVNRLLQTIRSQQVRLQHLEQQHQQSAIDDAPLSSERATSSFPPAAALSTAGSRTSTQLTSSLSSRRPSQAYSPSLRPADLSRGPDTSEWVPTPGEGRRGSRDESSFYQAEATALARENQILRQRVRELERQVSELNTNLTASSQTPDEPNIGVPQVAAGAGSDGEASDKT; translated from the exons ATGTCTCCGGACATCAATTCTCTACCCCCATCTCGCTCGGCATCTGCTTCCCCACGCCAACGACGCACACTCTCCAGTCTATTGGACGCTCTAGCTCCCACCCAGCCTCTCCCGGTTTCTTCGGCTGGCTCttcaaacccaacccacaacAACGGTAACAACCACTACTACAACAGTAACACCACGATCACTGACCTGCCGCGCCGCCATCACCCAATAACCATGTCAGAGCGCCGCCGGTCTGGAAACCTGAACCTCAACAGTAGCAATAATAGCTATAGTGAGTCGGGTGGCGTAGATATCCCGTCGCCCTCTGATCATCGGTCTTCCATCGGCCACGGGCTTCGCAACTCCAGCCCCTCCAACCTCGGCGGTAGTCCCGTTATTGGTACGGGTGATCCCCATCATCAGCGCACTCCTTCACTTGGGGAGCTGCATCAGGAGCTTGAACAAGAACAGGAAGCGCAAGTG AACCGGCTTCTACAAACTATCCGGTCCCAACAGGTTCGGCTTCAGCACCTTgaacagcagcaccagcaatcTGCAATTGACGACGCTCCTCTTTCCTCGGAGCGCGCAACGTCATCTTTCCCCCCAGCTGCAGCACTCTCTACGGCTGGCAGCAGAACTTCAACTCAGTTGACCTCTTCTTTGTCAAGTCGTCGTCCAAGTCAGGCATACTCTCCTAGCCTCCGCCCGGCCGACTTATCCCGTGGCCCGGACACTTCAGAGTGGGTCCCGACCCCCGGTGAGGGACGGCGGGGTAGCCGAGACGAAAGTAGCTTCTACCAAGCCGAAGCCACGGCTCTCGCAAGAGAGAACCAGATACTACGGCAGCGTGTTCGAGAATTAG AACGCCAAGTGAGCGAGCTAAACACCAACTTGACAGCTTCGTCTCAAACGCCCGATGAGCCTAATATTGGAGTACCCCAGGTAGCAGCGGGAGCGGGATCTGATGGCGAGGCGTCAGACAAAACATGA
- a CDS encoding putative MFS multidrug transporter (COG:G;~EggNog:ENOG410QDYM;~InterPro:IPR020846,IPR011701,IPR036259;~PFAM:PF07690;~TransMembrane:11 (i84-105o117-140i152-169o181-201i208-227o239-259i318-340o352-376i397-418o424-444i496-518o);~go_function: GO:0022857 - transmembrane transporter activity [Evidence IEA];~go_process: GO:0055085 - transmembrane transport [Evidence IEA]), with translation MAPISEKEIETTQKTREPEASSSSQDDAIEKVAADLEKSQLPRDHLAGTTMDQLENKPTDEKIELTEDDCYNQLGYAFPSWKKWMIITVIFLVQVSMNFNTSLYSNALGGISEEFGVSLQAARCGAMIFLVLYAFGCELWAPWSEELGRKPILQASLFLVNIWQLPVAIAPNFASIMVGRALGGLSSAGGSVTLGMIADLWESDDQQYAVACVVFSSVGGSVIGPVVGGFVEEFLPWRWNIWIQLIFGGFVQIAHFLLVPETRTTILMDRIAKKMRESGENPNIYGPNELVPYRERFSMREILITWIRPFKMFLTEPIVLTLSLLSGFSDALIFMFIQSFGLVYEQWGFGKIALGLSFLPILVGYFIAWFSFVPAIKRNAKERRENPEDEHTQYESRLWWLLYTAPCLPIGLIGFAWTSMGPPVHWIGTMVFSAIVGIANYSIYMATIDYMICAYGPYSASATGGNGWARDFLAGVLTIPATPFFQNIGGKHHLEYASTILFCISFLLVIAVYVIYWYGPTLRKRSPFAQQLSDAKAELQTHGGPGRLSRVPTSSRANSFARSQQNLRIRQTMGSRQNSFAASRPTSRNASARQSFSAEV, from the exons ATGGCGCCAATCTcagagaaggagatcgaAACCACGCAGAAAACGCGTGAACCTGaggcgtcgtcgtcgtctcaGGACGACGCAATTGAGAAGGTCGCGGCTGACCTCGAGAAGTCTCAGCTTCCTCGTGACCATCTAGCTGGCACTACCATGGACCAATTGGAGAACAAGCCTACCGACGAGAAGATCGAGTTGACTGAAGATGACTGCTATAACCAGCTCGGTTATGCCTTCCCTagctggaagaagtggaTGATCATTACCGTCATCTTCCTTGTTCAGGTTTCCATGAACTTCAACACCAGTCTTTACTCTAATGCTCTTGGTGGCATCTCGGAGGAGTTCGGTGTGAGTTTGCAGGCTGCCCGTTGTGGTGCAATGATCTTCCTAGTCCTGTATGCATTTGGTTGCGAGTTGTGGGCACCATGGAGTGAGGAGCTTGGCCGCAAACCTATCCTGCAGGCGAGTCTGTTTCTTGTCAATATCTGGCAGCTTCCTGTGGCAATTGCACCCAACTTCGCCTCGATCATGGTAGGCCGTGCCCTAGGTGGTCTTAGCTCAGCTGGTGGTTCAGTTACTCTTGGTATGATTGCAGACCTTTGGGAATCAGATGACCAGCAGTATGCTGTTGCATGTGTTGTTTTCTCTTCTGTTGGCGGCTCGGTTATCGGCCCTGTTGTCGGAGGGTTTGTTGAAGAATTCTTGCCCTGGCGGTGGAATATCTGGATCCAGCTTATCTTCGGAGGCTTTGTCCAGATTGCACACTTCCTCCTGGTCCCGGAGACCCGAACTACGATTCTTATGGACCGCattgcgaagaagatgagggagAGTGGTGAAAATCCCAATATCTACGGCCCCAACGAACTCGTCCCTTACCGCGAGCGCTTTTCAATGCGGGAAATCCTTATAACCTGGATCCGCCCCTTCAAGATGTTCTTGACTGAGCCGATTGTCTTGACCCTTTCGCTCTTGAGTGGTTTCAGTGACGCCCTGATTTTCATGTTCATCCAGTCCTTTGGCTTGGTTTATGAACAATGGGGTTTTGGCAAGATCGCCCTTGGATTGTCGTTCCTCCCGATCCTTGTTGGCTATTTTATCGCGTGGTTCTCATTTGTCCCCGCCATCAAGAGGAACGCCAAGGAGAGACGTGAAAACCCTGAGGACGAACATACCCAGTATGAATCCCGTCTCTGGTGGTTGCTCTATACCGCTCCTTGTCTACCGATTGGTTTGATTGGGTTCGCTTGGACTAGCATGGGCCCCCCTGTTCACTGGATAGGTACTATGGTTTTCTCTGCCATTGTCGGTATCGCCAATTACAGCATCTACATGGCAACCATCGATTATATGATCTGTGCATATGGACCATACTCAGCTTCAGCCACAGGAGGAAACGGTTGGGCGAGAGATTTCCTTGCTGGTGTTCTTACAATTCCTGCAACACCTTTCTTCCAAA ATATCGGCGGCAAACATCACCTGGAATATGCGTCTACCATCCTGT TCTGCATCTCGTTCCTCTTGGTCATTGCGGTCTACGTCATTTATTGGTACGGCCCGACACTCCGCAAGCGGTCGCCCTTTGCCCAACAGTTGTCCGACGCAAAGGCTGAACTGCAGACGCACGGTGGCCCTGGCCGGCTGTCTCGTGTCCCAACGTCTTCGAGAGCGAATTCTTTTGCACGATCGCAACAAAACCTGCGCATTCGCCAAACCATGGGAAGCCGACAGAACAGTTTTGCGGCGTCTCGTCCCACATCACGCAATGCATCTGCGAGACAGAGCTTTTCTGCGGAAGTATGA
- a CDS encoding 4a-hydroxytetrahydrobiopterin dehydratase (COG:S;~EggNog:ENOG410PYV0;~InterPro:IPR001533,IPR036428,IPR037337;~PFAM:PF01329;~go_function: GO:0008124 - 4-alpha-hydroxytetrahydrobiopterin dehydratase activity [Evidence IEA];~go_process: GO:0006729 - tetrahydrobiopterin biosynthetic process [Evidence IEA]) has protein sequence MNPALRRCQRFRKLSFSLRPARSHQYSVAFQPRNLRPGLSSTVYCQTHPISRISLRKASTMASEPQFAEGINAEQLRPFLNELQGEGWGLDEDKIGIKKTFYFRSYFKAVSFVNAIASQSSTKKHHATMTIRFGSVDVHWTTHYPRGLTDKDVSMARFCEQAAELMGAVQEGQGLRCGPGA, from the exons ATGAACCCCGCACTCAGACGTTGTCAGCGCTTTCGGAAGTTGTCATTTAGCCTGCGTCCAGCTCGCAGTCACCAATACTCGGTTGCATTTCAACCTCGAAATTTGCGACCAGGCCTTTCGAGCACTGTTTACTGCCAAACACATCCAATCAGCAGGATTTCACTCCGCAAAGCCTCAACTATGGCTTCTGAGCCTCAATTTGCCGAGGGAATCAATGCCGAGCAGCTGCGTCCATTTCTAAATGAATTGCAGGGCGAAGGGTGGGGTTTGGATGAAGATAAAATTGGCATCAAGAAAACCTTTTATTTCCGGTCATACTTCAAGGCTGTG AGTTTTGTGAACGCAATCGCATCACAAAGCTCCACAAAGAAGCACCATGCCACGATGACAATA AGATTCGGGTCAGTTGATGTCCACTGGACTACTCACTACCCTCGAGGCCTGACCGATAAGGACGTTTCGATGGCGCGGTTCTGTGAGCAGGCGGCAGAGTTGATGGGCGCCGTGCAAGAAGGGCAGGGCCTGAGGTGTGGGCCGGGGGCGTAA